A genomic window from Lotus japonicus ecotype B-129 chromosome 1, LjGifu_v1.2 includes:
- the LOC130730646 gene encoding guanylate kinase 2 isoform X2, translating into MGEAPAFLVDELQDGPVNGYELKNGSCKTTTTIGDKTYVITGADDGTLSIEVQIFDRNLGEWVHPTVLGIKPMSCKGHSTVLLEDRILILKKGSKPNDQIWFLEVDTPYVRQQRKISGSEVVAWSKGVIGNAEKPVVISGPSGVGKGTLITMLMQEFPSMFGFSVSHTTRAPRNIEEDGVHYHFTEKSVMEKEIKNGKFLEFASVHGNLYGTSVEAVEMVADAGKRCILDIDVQGARSVRASSLEAIFIFICPPSMKELEKRLRDRGTEKEEQILKRLRNAEAEIEQGKSSQIFDFILYNDNLEECYEKLKKLLGLDSFITAPLKSAAPREINLPMDFSVSKTDDKIIINCISSGLEKESNNLITLDISSLKGGAPGRTRGLELS; encoded by the exons ATG GGAGAAGCACCGGCATTCCTTGTTGATGAACTGCAGGACGGGCCTGTTAATGGCTATGAATTGAAAAACGGATCTTGCAAAACAACTACTACCATTGGTGATAAAACG TATGTCATTACTGGAGCTGATGATGGCACTTTGTCCATTGAAGTTCAAATTTTTGACCGTAATCTTGGAGAATG GGTTCACCCCACTGTGCTAGGCATCAAACCCATGTCATGCAAAGGCCACTCAACAGTGCTTTTGGAAGACAGAATACTAATTCTTAAGAAGGGTTCTAAACCAAATGATCAAATATGGTTCCTGGAG GTTGACACGCCATATGTTAGGCAGCAACGAAAAATTTCGGGGTCTGAGGTTGTTGCGTGGAGTAAGGGTGTGATAGGCAATGCTGAGAAGCCTGTTGTTATTAGTGGTCCTTCTGGAGTTGGTAAAGGAACACTGATAACAATGCTCATGCAGGAGTTCCCATCTATGTTTGGTTTTTCTGTGAGCCACACCACCCGAGCTCCAAGAAATATTGAGGAAGATGGGGTCCATTACCATTTCACTGAGAAAAGTGTAATGGAGAAAGAGATTAAAAATGGAAAGTTTCTTGAGTTTGCTTCTGTCCATGGTAATTTGTATGGAACCAGTGTTGAGGCTGTTGAAATGGTAGCAGATGCAGGGAAA AGGTGTATTCTTGATATTGATGTTCAAGGGGCAAGATCCGTGAGGGCTAGTTCTCTTGAAGCCATATTCATCTTTATCTGCCCCCCATCAATGAAAGAGCTGGAGAAGCGTCTTCGTGACCG AGGGACAGAGAAAGAGGAACAAATCTTGAAGCGACTGCGTAATGCTGAGGCTGAGATTGAGCAAGGGAAGTCTTCTCAGATATTTGATTTCATCCTGTACAATGACAACCTTGAGGAGTGTTATGAGAAACTTAAG AAATTATTGGGACTTGATAGTTTTATCACTGCTCCACTCAAATCAG CAGCACCCAGAGAGATTAATCTACCAATGGATTTTTCAGTGTCTAAAActgatgacaaaatcatcataAACTGCATCTCTTCAGGATTGGAGAAGGAATCAAATAACTT GATCACATTGGATATTTCCTCGCTAAAAGGGGGCGCACCTGGACGGACAAGAGGGCTTGAGCTCAGCTAA
- the LOC130730646 gene encoding guanylate kinase 2 isoform X4, whose amino-acid sequence MGEAPAFLVDELQDGPVNGYELKNGSCKTTTTIGDKTYVITGADDGTLSIEVQIFDRNLGEWVHPTVLGIKPMSCKGHSTVLLEDRILILKKGSKPNDQIWFLEVDTPYVRQQRKISGSEVVAWSKGVIGNAEKPVVISGPSGVGKGTLITMLMQEFPSMFGFSVSHTTRAPRNIEEDGVHYHFTEKSVMEKEIKNGKFLEFASVHGNLYGTSVEAVEMVADAGKRCILDIDVQGARSVRASSLEAIFIFICPPSMKELEKRLRDRGTEKEEQILKRLRNAEAEIEQGKSSQIFDFILYNDNLEECYEKLKKLLGLDSFITAPLKSAPREINLPMDFSVSKTDDKIIINCISSGLEKESNNLITLDISSLKGGAPGRTRGLELS is encoded by the exons ATG GGAGAAGCACCGGCATTCCTTGTTGATGAACTGCAGGACGGGCCTGTTAATGGCTATGAATTGAAAAACGGATCTTGCAAAACAACTACTACCATTGGTGATAAAACG TATGTCATTACTGGAGCTGATGATGGCACTTTGTCCATTGAAGTTCAAATTTTTGACCGTAATCTTGGAGAATG GGTTCACCCCACTGTGCTAGGCATCAAACCCATGTCATGCAAAGGCCACTCAACAGTGCTTTTGGAAGACAGAATACTAATTCTTAAGAAGGGTTCTAAACCAAATGATCAAATATGGTTCCTGGAG GTTGACACGCCATATGTTAGGCAGCAACGAAAAATTTCGGGGTCTGAGGTTGTTGCGTGGAGTAAGGGTGTGATAGGCAATGCTGAGAAGCCTGTTGTTATTAGTGGTCCTTCTGGAGTTGGTAAAGGAACACTGATAACAATGCTCATGCAGGAGTTCCCATCTATGTTTGGTTTTTCTGTGAGCCACACCACCCGAGCTCCAAGAAATATTGAGGAAGATGGGGTCCATTACCATTTCACTGAGAAAAGTGTAATGGAGAAAGAGATTAAAAATGGAAAGTTTCTTGAGTTTGCTTCTGTCCATGGTAATTTGTATGGAACCAGTGTTGAGGCTGTTGAAATGGTAGCAGATGCAGGGAAA AGGTGTATTCTTGATATTGATGTTCAAGGGGCAAGATCCGTGAGGGCTAGTTCTCTTGAAGCCATATTCATCTTTATCTGCCCCCCATCAATGAAAGAGCTGGAGAAGCGTCTTCGTGACCG AGGGACAGAGAAAGAGGAACAAATCTTGAAGCGACTGCGTAATGCTGAGGCTGAGATTGAGCAAGGGAAGTCTTCTCAGATATTTGATTTCATCCTGTACAATGACAACCTTGAGGAGTGTTATGAGAAACTTAAG AAATTATTGGGACTTGATAGTTTTATCACTGCTCCACTCAAATCAG CACCCAGAGAGATTAATCTACCAATGGATTTTTCAGTGTCTAAAActgatgacaaaatcatcataAACTGCATCTCTTCAGGATTGGAGAAGGAATCAAATAACTT GATCACATTGGATATTTCCTCGCTAAAAGGGGGCGCACCTGGACGGACAAGAGGGCTTGAGCTCAGCTAA
- the LOC130730646 gene encoding guanylate kinase 2 isoform X1, with product MGEAPAFLVDELQDGPVNGYELKNGSCKTTTTIGDKTYVITGADDGTLSIEVQIFDRNLGEWVHPTVLGIKPMSCKGHSTVLLEDRILILKKGSKPNDQIWFLEVDTPYVRQQRKISGSEVVAWSKGVIGNAEKPVVISGPSGVGKGTLITMLMQEFPSMFGFSVSHTTRAPRNIEEDGVHYHFTEKSVMEKEIKNGKFLEFASVHGNLYGTSVEAVEMVADAGKRCILDIDVQGARSVRASSLEAIFIFICPPSMKELEKRLRDRGTEKEEQILKRLRNAEAEIEQGKSSQIFDFILYNDNLEECYEKLKKLLGLDSFITAPLKSAAPREINLPMDFSVSKTDDKIIINCISSGLEKESNNFRITLDISSLKGGAPGRTRGLELS from the exons ATG GGAGAAGCACCGGCATTCCTTGTTGATGAACTGCAGGACGGGCCTGTTAATGGCTATGAATTGAAAAACGGATCTTGCAAAACAACTACTACCATTGGTGATAAAACG TATGTCATTACTGGAGCTGATGATGGCACTTTGTCCATTGAAGTTCAAATTTTTGACCGTAATCTTGGAGAATG GGTTCACCCCACTGTGCTAGGCATCAAACCCATGTCATGCAAAGGCCACTCAACAGTGCTTTTGGAAGACAGAATACTAATTCTTAAGAAGGGTTCTAAACCAAATGATCAAATATGGTTCCTGGAG GTTGACACGCCATATGTTAGGCAGCAACGAAAAATTTCGGGGTCTGAGGTTGTTGCGTGGAGTAAGGGTGTGATAGGCAATGCTGAGAAGCCTGTTGTTATTAGTGGTCCTTCTGGAGTTGGTAAAGGAACACTGATAACAATGCTCATGCAGGAGTTCCCATCTATGTTTGGTTTTTCTGTGAGCCACACCACCCGAGCTCCAAGAAATATTGAGGAAGATGGGGTCCATTACCATTTCACTGAGAAAAGTGTAATGGAGAAAGAGATTAAAAATGGAAAGTTTCTTGAGTTTGCTTCTGTCCATGGTAATTTGTATGGAACCAGTGTTGAGGCTGTTGAAATGGTAGCAGATGCAGGGAAA AGGTGTATTCTTGATATTGATGTTCAAGGGGCAAGATCCGTGAGGGCTAGTTCTCTTGAAGCCATATTCATCTTTATCTGCCCCCCATCAATGAAAGAGCTGGAGAAGCGTCTTCGTGACCG AGGGACAGAGAAAGAGGAACAAATCTTGAAGCGACTGCGTAATGCTGAGGCTGAGATTGAGCAAGGGAAGTCTTCTCAGATATTTGATTTCATCCTGTACAATGACAACCTTGAGGAGTGTTATGAGAAACTTAAG AAATTATTGGGACTTGATAGTTTTATCACTGCTCCACTCAAATCAG CAGCACCCAGAGAGATTAATCTACCAATGGATTTTTCAGTGTCTAAAActgatgacaaaatcatcataAACTGCATCTCTTCAGGATTGGAGAAGGAATCAAATAACTT CAGGATCACATTGGATATTTCCTCGCTAAAAGGGGGCGCACCTGGACGGACAAGAGGGCTTGAGCTCAGCTAA
- the LOC130730646 gene encoding guanylate kinase 2 isoform X5, translating into MSCKGHSTVLLEDRILILKKGSKPNDQIWFLEVDTPYVRQQRKISGSEVVAWSKGVIGNAEKPVVISGPSGVGKGTLITMLMQEFPSMFGFSVSHTTRAPRNIEEDGVHYHFTEKSVMEKEIKNGKFLEFASVHGNLYGTSVEAVEMVADAGKRCILDIDVQGARSVRASSLEAIFIFICPPSMKELEKRLRDRGTEKEEQILKRLRNAEAEIEQGKSSQIFDFILYNDNLEECYEKLKKLLGLDSFITAPLKSAAPREINLPMDFSVSKTDDKIIINCISSGLEKESNNFRITLDISSLKGGAPGRTRGLELS; encoded by the exons ATGTCATGCAAAGGCCACTCAACAGTGCTTTTGGAAGACAGAATACTAATTCTTAAGAAGGGTTCTAAACCAAATGATCAAATATGGTTCCTGGAG GTTGACACGCCATATGTTAGGCAGCAACGAAAAATTTCGGGGTCTGAGGTTGTTGCGTGGAGTAAGGGTGTGATAGGCAATGCTGAGAAGCCTGTTGTTATTAGTGGTCCTTCTGGAGTTGGTAAAGGAACACTGATAACAATGCTCATGCAGGAGTTCCCATCTATGTTTGGTTTTTCTGTGAGCCACACCACCCGAGCTCCAAGAAATATTGAGGAAGATGGGGTCCATTACCATTTCACTGAGAAAAGTGTAATGGAGAAAGAGATTAAAAATGGAAAGTTTCTTGAGTTTGCTTCTGTCCATGGTAATTTGTATGGAACCAGTGTTGAGGCTGTTGAAATGGTAGCAGATGCAGGGAAA AGGTGTATTCTTGATATTGATGTTCAAGGGGCAAGATCCGTGAGGGCTAGTTCTCTTGAAGCCATATTCATCTTTATCTGCCCCCCATCAATGAAAGAGCTGGAGAAGCGTCTTCGTGACCG AGGGACAGAGAAAGAGGAACAAATCTTGAAGCGACTGCGTAATGCTGAGGCTGAGATTGAGCAAGGGAAGTCTTCTCAGATATTTGATTTCATCCTGTACAATGACAACCTTGAGGAGTGTTATGAGAAACTTAAG AAATTATTGGGACTTGATAGTTTTATCACTGCTCCACTCAAATCAG CAGCACCCAGAGAGATTAATCTACCAATGGATTTTTCAGTGTCTAAAActgatgacaaaatcatcataAACTGCATCTCTTCAGGATTGGAGAAGGAATCAAATAACTT CAGGATCACATTGGATATTTCCTCGCTAAAAGGGGGCGCACCTGGACGGACAAGAGGGCTTGAGCTCAGCTAA
- the LOC130730646 gene encoding guanylate kinase 2 isoform X3 produces the protein MGEAPAFLVDELQDGPVNGYELKNGSCKTTTTIGDKTYVITGADDGTLSIEVQIFDRNLGEWVHPTVLGIKPMSCKGHSTVLLEDRILILKKGSKPNDQIWFLEVDTPYVRQQRKISGSEVVAWSKGVIGNAEKPVVISGPSGVGKGTLITMLMQEFPSMFGFSVSHTTRAPRNIEEDGVHYHFTEKSVMEKEIKNGKFLEFASVHGNLYGTSVEAVEMVADAGKRCILDIDVQGARSVRASSLEAIFIFICPPSMKELEKRLRDRGTEKEEQILKRLRNAEAEIEQGKSSQIFDFILYNDNLEECYEKLKKLLGLDSFITAPLKSAPREINLPMDFSVSKTDDKIIINCISSGLEKESNNFRITLDISSLKGGAPGRTRGLELS, from the exons ATG GGAGAAGCACCGGCATTCCTTGTTGATGAACTGCAGGACGGGCCTGTTAATGGCTATGAATTGAAAAACGGATCTTGCAAAACAACTACTACCATTGGTGATAAAACG TATGTCATTACTGGAGCTGATGATGGCACTTTGTCCATTGAAGTTCAAATTTTTGACCGTAATCTTGGAGAATG GGTTCACCCCACTGTGCTAGGCATCAAACCCATGTCATGCAAAGGCCACTCAACAGTGCTTTTGGAAGACAGAATACTAATTCTTAAGAAGGGTTCTAAACCAAATGATCAAATATGGTTCCTGGAG GTTGACACGCCATATGTTAGGCAGCAACGAAAAATTTCGGGGTCTGAGGTTGTTGCGTGGAGTAAGGGTGTGATAGGCAATGCTGAGAAGCCTGTTGTTATTAGTGGTCCTTCTGGAGTTGGTAAAGGAACACTGATAACAATGCTCATGCAGGAGTTCCCATCTATGTTTGGTTTTTCTGTGAGCCACACCACCCGAGCTCCAAGAAATATTGAGGAAGATGGGGTCCATTACCATTTCACTGAGAAAAGTGTAATGGAGAAAGAGATTAAAAATGGAAAGTTTCTTGAGTTTGCTTCTGTCCATGGTAATTTGTATGGAACCAGTGTTGAGGCTGTTGAAATGGTAGCAGATGCAGGGAAA AGGTGTATTCTTGATATTGATGTTCAAGGGGCAAGATCCGTGAGGGCTAGTTCTCTTGAAGCCATATTCATCTTTATCTGCCCCCCATCAATGAAAGAGCTGGAGAAGCGTCTTCGTGACCG AGGGACAGAGAAAGAGGAACAAATCTTGAAGCGACTGCGTAATGCTGAGGCTGAGATTGAGCAAGGGAAGTCTTCTCAGATATTTGATTTCATCCTGTACAATGACAACCTTGAGGAGTGTTATGAGAAACTTAAG AAATTATTGGGACTTGATAGTTTTATCACTGCTCCACTCAAATCAG CACCCAGAGAGATTAATCTACCAATGGATTTTTCAGTGTCTAAAActgatgacaaaatcatcataAACTGCATCTCTTCAGGATTGGAGAAGGAATCAAATAACTT CAGGATCACATTGGATATTTCCTCGCTAAAAGGGGGCGCACCTGGACGGACAAGAGGGCTTGAGCTCAGCTAA